In Alkalimarinus alittae, the DNA window TTTTCATTTCATCGGGCAGTTCATCGCTAATGAGTTCTAACGAATGCAAAAGCATGCTGAGGGAATTTTTCATATCATGGACGGATGATGCCATGACCATAGAAAAATCGGGTTTTAATGGTTCTTCAGCCATTTTTATGTCCTTTATAGTCAACAGTGTTGATTTAGTTAGCGTCGGGCTGTTCTGCTTTATGTAATGCTAGGCTTGTTTTTACCCGCTAATTCAGACACTTTTTTTGAGAGTGTGATAAAGCGTTTGTATTGCCTATGTTGCGCCGGTATATGTTTCACATTTTCGAGTGCTTGTTGTAAAACCTCAATTTCAGTTACGTCTGGTGCTTTGTTTTCGAACGACTTTAATGCGACCTGTACCAGATTTAAATTAAGTGCAGGGTTCTTAGGTGTTTCATTTATCGCGTCTTTGAATGTATTAATTGCTTCGGTTAGCAAGCCCCCTTCAAAGAAGGAGATGCCTTTTTTGTTAAGGTCTCGAGCCTTTATTTTTTGACGTAAGCTCACGGGTTCGTCTAACAGTTCTTCAATGCGGTTAATCACGGTTTGGTCGCTTTCAAATCGTTTCGCTAGGTTATGCAGTAGTTGCTCCGCTCGTTGTGTCTCGGCTAAGCGGTAAAGCGTTTTAGATAGCTCTATACCAGTATCAGAATCTATATTTTCTTCATCTATTAATGCTTCTGCTATGGCAAATGCGGCTTTTGATGCCTCGGTATCGTTTTGTCCTATGTGTACGCGCGCTTGAATTAAGTTAGCTTTCGCTTTGACGTTAGGGTTGTCATATTTTTTAGCAGCGGTGTTGAGAATGTTAATAGCCTCTTCTGCATCCTCTTTTGATTGTTCGGTATCGTTTCCCTCACTGCTATCACAAAGACTCCGCCCGAGATTTAAATAATTGTCTGCGGAGTCGTGAACCGAATTGTTGCTGTGTTTAACGGCCGATTTATACGCGTGAATAGCGCCTTCTAAATCTTGATTTTTGGTGCAGAGCACGCCTAGCTTTTGCTGCCGAGGGATAGAGAGGGGGGAAATAGTCGCTGCTTGCTGAAGTGTTGACTGTGCTTGCTTTTGCTTGCCTA includes these proteins:
- a CDS encoding response regulator — its product is MNSKESTALAKTYQKLKFLIVDDFESFRMSVKQMLHAFGAEHIDVSSNGKDAVQKCTYERYDIVLCDHNMGEGKTGQQVLEELRFHKRLKHTSLFILVTAETSKEVVIGTKEYQPDGYIAKPITKAVLQKRMDALILQRQTLMPINKELDLENYPKAITLCTQEINKGSRYKSWCHKTLAHLYFLTGDFQHAQKIYEDILTKREIIWARLGLGVVQMAQQKYLEAIEQFKHVINEDKNYVEAYDQLSTAYEKLGKQKQAQSTLQQAATISPLSIPRQQKLGVLCTKNQDLEGAIHAYKSAVKHSNNSVHDSADNYLNLGRSLCDSSEGNDTEQSKEDAEEAINILNTAAKKYDNPNVKAKANLIQARVHIGQNDTEASKAAFAIAEALIDEENIDSDTGIELSKTLYRLAETQRAEQLLHNLAKRFESDQTVINRIEELLDEPVSLRQKIKARDLNKKGISFFEGGLLTEAINTFKDAINETPKNPALNLNLVQVALKSFENKAPDVTEIEVLQQALENVKHIPAQHRQYKRFITLSKKVSELAGKNKPSIT